A window from Kluyveromyces lactis strain NRRL Y-1140 chromosome E complete sequence encodes these proteins:
- a CDS encoding glycoside hydrolase family 3 protein (similar to uniprot|P07337 Kluyveromyces marxianus Beta- glucosidase precursor), which produces MSKFDIEQTLGKLTRDEKISLLSAVDFWHTKEIERLGIPSVRVSDGPNGIRGTRFFDSVPSGCFPNGTGLASTFDEELLKEAGKLMGKEAVAKNAAVILGPTANMQRGPLGGRGFESFSEDPYLAGVATASVVQGIQSEGIAATVKHFVCNDLEDQRFSSNATLSERALREIYLEPFRLAVKNADPVCLMSAYNKVNGEHCSQNKKLLLDILRKEWNWDGMIMSDWFGTYTTAASIKNGLDIEFPGPTRWRTNELVSHSLNSREQISIYDVDDRVRQVLKMIKFVLDNQEKTGIVQNGPETTSNNSKETSELLRKIAADSIVLLKNENSILPLKKEESVVVIGPNAKAKASSGGGSASMNSYYVISPYEGIVKKVGKEVPYTIGAESHKTLSNLIEQLVVDPSKPAEGDNAGATGFFYSEPVEKRAKDESPFHVAAFKHSFNLLFDFKHDKIDTNNPLFYITLEGYFTPEEDANYIFGLQVYGTGLLYLDEELLIDQKKGQTRGGFCFGAGTNEKTKTVTLQKGKSYKVRIEYGSGPTSQLVSEFGAGALQVGVAKAIDADEEIKKAAKLAAGHDKAILCIGLNAEWESEGHDREDMTLPGRTNDLVRAVLEANPNTVIVNQSGTPVEFP; this is translated from the coding sequence atGTCTAAATTTGATATCGAACAAACGTTAGGCAAACTAACcagagatgaaaaaatctCTTTGCTATCAGCCGTTGACTTTTGGCACACAAAGGAGATTGAACGTCTGGGGATTCCGTCAGTGAGGGTTTCTGATGGTCCCAATGGTATCAGAGGTACTAGGTTTTTCGACTCAGTTCCTTCAGGCTGTTTTCCTAACGGAACCGGTCTAGCTTCCACATTTGATGAGGAACTGTTGAAAGAGGCAGGTAAATTGATGGGTAAGGAAGCCGTCGCCAAGAATGCTGCTGTGATTTTGGGACCCACGGCTAACATGCAACGTGGTCCTTTGGGTGGTCGTGgctttgaatcattttctgAAGATCCATATTTAGCTGGTGTTGCTACTGCTTCGGTTGTTCAAGGAATCCAATCTGAGGGTATTGCTGCTACGGTAAAGCACTTTGTCTGTAATGATCTAGAAGATCAACGTTTCTCTTCGAATGCCACGCTCTCTGAGAGAGCGTTGCGAGAAATATACTTAGAACCTTTCAGATTGGCAGTCAAGAATGCTGATCCTGTTTGTTTAATGTCCGCTTACAATAAGGTGAACGGCGAACATTGTTCTCAGAACAAAAAATTGTTATTGGACATTCTtagaaaagaatggaatTGGGATGGTATGATTATGTCTGATTGGTTTGGTACTTACACCACTGCTGCTTCTATCAAGAATGGTCTGGATATTGAGTTCCCAGGTCCAACGAGATGGAGAACTAATGAACTTGTTTCACATTCTCTAAATTCCAGGGAACAAATTTCTATTTATGACGTTGACGACCGTGTTAGacaagttttgaaaatgattaagtttgttcttgacAACCAGGAAAAGACGGGGattgttcaaaatggtCCAGAAACCACATCTAACAATAGTAAAGAGACCTCTGAATTGCTTAGAAAGATAGCTGCGGATTCCATTGTCTTGTTGAAGAACGAGAATTCGATTCTacctttgaaaaaagaagaatcagTCGTCGTTATTGGTCCAAACGCCAAAGCAAAGGCTTCTTCTGGAGGTGGTTCTGCATCTATGAACTCTTACTATGTTATTTCACCTTACGAAGGGATCGTCAAGAAAGTGGGCAAGGAAGTACCATATACAATTGGGGCAGAGTCTCATAAGACCTTATCTAATTTAATTGAGCAACTGGTAGTTGATCCTTCAAAACCAGCAGAAGGAGATAATGCAGGTGCTACCGGTTTCTTTTACAGTGAGCCAGTTGAAAAGAGAGCAAAGGATGAATCTCCATTTCATGTTGCTGCTTTTAAgcattctttcaacttacttttcgatttcaaaCATGATAAAATTGACACGAATAACCCATTATTTTACATCACACTTGAAGGTTACTTCACTCCTGAGGAAGATGCTAACTACATATTTGGTTTGCAGGTTTACGGTACTGGTCTATTGTActtggatgaagaattaTTGATTGATCAGAAGAAAGGTCAAACCCGTGGTGGATTCTGTTTCGGTGCTGGTACCAATGAAAAGACTAAGACTGTTACTCTACAAAAGGGTAAATCGTATAAAGTCAGAATCGAATATGGCTCTGGCCCAACTAGCCAACTGGTAAGTGAATTCGGAGCTGGTGCTCTCCAGGTTGGTGTTGCAAAGGCTATTGATGCAGATGAGGAAATCAAGAAGGCAGCAAAACTTGCTGCGGGTCACGATAAAGCCATTTTATGTATTGGTTTGAACGCAGAATGGGAATCTGAAGGTCATGATAGGGAAGATATGACTTTGCCAGGAAGAACAAACGATCTCGTCCGTGCTGTTTTGGAGGCCAATCCTAACACTGTAATTGTCAACCAGTCTGGTACTCCTGTCGAGTTCCCATGA